From Acinetobacter sp. ASP199, the proteins below share one genomic window:
- a CDS encoding NAD-dependent epimerase/dehydratase family protein: protein MKILVTGSNGFIAKNLIQFLSEKSDVEVLKFHRNSTASELEQSVLAADWIVHLAGVNRPLNEQEFIEGNVTLTQKITNVLKQAEKHTPIILSSSIQAERDNTYGQSKLGGEQALLELQQKQGNPVYICRLANVFGKWSRPNYNSAVATFCYNIANDLPIQIHDENAMIRLVYVDDVVESFWNIIQGTQQVKQVFAIEPEYQISVGELAQTLKGFKESRNTLITDRVGTGLNRALYSTYLSFLKPEQFDYSLPKYGDQRGVFVEMLKTPDAGQFSYFTAHPGITRGGHYHHTKTEKFLVIKGKALFKFKHVVTGEFYELETCGDEPRIVETVPGWTHDITNIGDEEMVVMLWANEIFDREKPDTYAMPLTN from the coding sequence ATGAAGATTTTAGTCACAGGCTCTAACGGCTTTATTGCAAAAAACTTGATTCAATTTTTATCAGAAAAATCTGATGTTGAAGTATTAAAGTTTCATCGAAATTCCACTGCGTCAGAATTAGAACAGTCTGTACTCGCAGCAGATTGGATTGTACATTTGGCTGGAGTTAATCGTCCTTTAAATGAACAAGAGTTTATTGAGGGAAATGTCACCCTCACGCAAAAAATAACAAATGTTCTTAAGCAGGCAGAAAAGCACACTCCAATTATTCTATCTTCATCTATTCAGGCTGAACGTGATAATACCTATGGTCAGAGTAAATTGGGTGGTGAACAGGCTTTATTGGAACTGCAGCAAAAGCAGGGCAATCCTGTGTATATTTGCCGTTTAGCCAATGTGTTTGGTAAGTGGTCACGTCCAAACTACAATTCGGCTGTGGCAACATTCTGCTATAACATTGCAAATGACCTACCTATTCAGATTCATGATGAAAATGCCATGATTCGATTGGTCTACGTAGATGACGTCGTAGAGTCATTCTGGAATATTATTCAGGGTACACAGCAGGTAAAACAAGTCTTTGCCATAGAACCTGAATATCAGATTAGTGTCGGTGAATTAGCGCAGACACTGAAAGGTTTTAAAGAGTCTCGCAATACATTGATTACTGATCGTGTCGGAACAGGTTTAAATCGTGCACTTTATTCAACCTATTTAAGTTTCTTAAAGCCTGAACAGTTTGACTATAGCCTACCCAAATATGGTGATCAGCGCGGAGTTTTTGTCGAAATGCTGAAAACGCCCGATGCAGGGCAGTTCTCTTACTTTACTGCACATCCGGGGATTACGCGTGGTGGCCATTATCACCACACCAAAACAGAAAAATTTTTGGTGATTAAAGGTAAGGCATTATTTAAGTTTAAGCATGTGGTGACAGGTGAGTTCTATGAGCTTGAAACTTGTGGTGATGAACCGCGAATTGTGGAAACTGTGCCAGGCTGGACGCATGACATTACCAATATTGGTGATGAAGAAATGGTGGTCATGTTATGGGCAAATGAAATTTTTGACCGTGAAAAACCAGATACCTATGCGATGCCATTAACGAATTAA
- a CDS encoding polysaccharide biosynthesis protein, with amino-acid sequence MYFTNKILLITGGTGSFGNAVLKRFLETDIKEIRIFSRDEKKQDDMRKKYQSSKLKFYIGDVRDYNSVLNATRGVDYIYHAAALKQVPSCEFHPMEAVKTNVIGTENVLEAAIQNHVKRIVCLSTDKAVYPINAMGISKAMMEKVIVAKSRNLEELDTTICCTRYGNVMASRGSVIPLFVDQIRQGKPLTITDPDMTRFMMTLDDAVDLVLYAFEHGQNGDIFVQKAPAATIHVLAQALTQLVNVPDHPISIMGTRHGEKAFEALLSREEMAVALDQGYYYRVPADQRDLNYSKYVEDGDLKITQYEDYNSHNTERLDVEGMKKLLLKLEFIRALTQGQYIDPEA; translated from the coding sequence ATGTATTTTACAAATAAGATTCTTCTCATCACAGGCGGTACCGGTTCCTTTGGTAATGCTGTTCTAAAACGCTTTTTAGAAACAGACATTAAAGAAATACGAATATTTAGTCGTGACGAAAAAAAGCAAGATGATATGCGTAAAAAGTACCAATCATCTAAGCTGAAATTCTATATTGGTGATGTGCGTGACTATAACAGCGTTTTAAATGCAACACGTGGTGTCGATTATATTTATCATGCTGCAGCTTTAAAACAAGTCCCTTCGTGTGAATTTCACCCCATGGAAGCGGTTAAAACCAATGTGATTGGTACAGAAAACGTTTTAGAAGCAGCCATTCAAAACCACGTAAAACGTATTGTATGTTTAAGTACAGATAAAGCAGTTTACCCAATCAATGCCATGGGTATTTCTAAAGCCATGATGGAAAAAGTCATTGTAGCGAAATCACGTAATTTAGAAGAACTAGATACGACTATTTGCTGTACGCGTTATGGCAATGTTATGGCATCTCGTGGATCAGTGATTCCCTTATTTGTCGATCAAATTCGTCAAGGAAAGCCTTTGACAATAACAGATCCAGATATGACACGTTTTATGATGACTTTGGATGATGCTGTAGACCTGGTTTTATATGCATTTGAACATGGTCAAAATGGCGATATTTTTGTACAAAAAGCACCCGCAGCAACCATCCATGTTCTAGCGCAGGCTTTGACTCAGTTAGTAAATGTACCGGATCATCCTATTTCAATTATGGGTACGCGTCATGGTGAAAAAGCGTTTGAAGCCTTATTGAGCCGTGAGGAAATGGCGGTTGCTTTAGATCAAGGTTATTATTATCGTGTGCCTGCTGATCAGCGTGACCTAAACTATTCAAAATATGTTGAAGATGGCGATTTAAAAATTACTCAATATGAAGATTATAATTCCCACAATACCGAACGTTTAGATGTTGAAGGTATGAAAAAGCTTTTGCTTAAGCTGGAATTTATACGCGCCTTAACTCAAGGCCAATATATTGATCCCGAGGCTTAA
- a CDS encoding glycosyltransferase gives MILLDSVFINNSGGLVLLKYLVEYLEKELKNVFYLFDRRVECYFKHIPDSRKKYIANSLIERHFFYKVNKTKFDQVLCFGNLPPTIRLKSKVLVYFHQLLFLNLPKDFSLKNKCIYKFKQFILNFTKENADIWLVQSENVKLRISKKYLLGKNEKIIKLPFYPKLDFSNYIIHRAKFSFLYVSNSSPHKNHYRLIESFCLAYDEVHKGSLAVTVPDTDINLCKYIQQKIDLGYPIKNFGFIDREKLTELYLSHEYFIFPSLAESFGLGLAEAIDGGCKIIASDLSYTYEVCEPSLVFDPISIASIQAAIVTAIKNQLPCAKKLIENDLSKIMQLLVD, from the coding sequence ATGATACTGCTAGATTCTGTTTTTATTAATAATAGTGGTGGGTTGGTTTTACTCAAGTATTTAGTTGAATATCTAGAAAAAGAGCTTAAAAATGTTTTTTATTTATTTGATAGGAGAGTTGAGTGTTATTTTAAACATATTCCAGATTCACGTAAGAAATATATTGCCAATTCCTTAATCGAGAGACATTTTTTTTATAAAGTGAATAAAACAAAATTTGATCAAGTTCTTTGTTTTGGGAACTTGCCCCCCACTATTAGATTGAAATCTAAAGTTTTAGTATATTTTCATCAACTTCTCTTTCTAAATCTCCCTAAAGACTTTTCTTTGAAAAATAAGTGTATATATAAGTTTAAACAATTTATTCTCAATTTTACTAAAGAAAATGCTGATATATGGTTAGTGCAAAGCGAAAATGTTAAATTGAGAATCTCGAAAAAATATTTATTGGGAAAAAATGAAAAAATTATAAAATTACCTTTTTATCCTAAGTTGGATTTCTCTAATTATATTATACATAGAGCTAAATTTAGTTTTTTGTATGTTAGTAATAGCTCTCCTCATAAAAATCATTATAGGTTAATTGAGTCTTTTTGTTTAGCTTATGATGAAGTACATAAAGGTAGTTTGGCAGTTACTGTACCAGATACAGATATAAATTTATGTAAGTATATTCAGCAGAAAATTGATTTAGGTTATCCTATTAAAAATTTTGGTTTTATAGATAGGGAAAAACTAACCGAACTTTATTTAAGTCATGAATATTTTATATTTCCCTCATTGGCTGAAAGTTTTGGATTGGGGTTGGCTGAAGCTATAGATGGTGGTTGTAAAATAATAGCATCAGACCTGAGCTATACTTATGAAGTTTGTGAGCCTTCATTAGTTTTTGATCCTATTAGTATAGCTTCTATACAAGCTGCCATAGTAACTGCTATTAAAAATCAATTACCTTGCGCAAAGAAATTAATTGAAAATGATCTTTCAAAGATTATGCAACTTCTAGTGGACTAA
- a CDS encoding glycosyltransferase: MNIIFVGGLFPRDFYSKYIDSISNGLQVASENFQTSFIDGLLSNQYKIKIISAPFFPYYSKDSKIMYIEGGVWKYKENDFYGVSYLNIPFIKNQLKIKGLKNYIKKSLSRDCQNIIFVYSANYAYLKAALEFEGQATIVPIITDLPKHVSSSNFLYNKYISIFENNFFKKNINKFDGYVFLTKYVADYLKLDSSKCFIMEGIYTPIKIANSEKIKKEKNVVLYTGTLKDIYGVKDLIECFKSIEHYELWVCGDGELKNYIIECGVKYKNIKYLGMLNKTEIIKIQKTASVLINPRKNEHELNMYTFPSKTMEYLASGTPVLMYNLSGIPDEYHKYLNFIDPQIGLKDNIINFFKRDLNKLNETASAARSFILNDKNSTRQIYELMEFVVNKLI; this comes from the coding sequence GTGAATATTATTTTTGTAGGTGGACTTTTTCCAAGGGATTTCTATTCTAAATATATTGATAGTATTTCAAATGGCCTTCAAGTCGCTAGTGAAAACTTTCAAACAAGTTTTATTGATGGTTTATTATCTAATCAATATAAAATTAAAATTATTTCAGCTCCTTTTTTTCCTTATTATTCTAAAGATAGTAAAATAATGTATATAGAAGGTGGAGTGTGGAAATATAAGGAAAATGATTTTTATGGGGTTTCTTATCTAAATATTCCCTTTATAAAAAATCAATTAAAAATTAAAGGTTTAAAAAATTATATTAAAAAAAGCCTTTCAAGAGATTGTCAGAATATAATTTTTGTTTACTCAGCAAATTATGCTTATTTAAAGGCTGCTTTGGAGTTTGAAGGTCAAGCTACTATAGTGCCAATAATTACTGATTTACCTAAACATGTAAGTAGTTCTAATTTTCTTTATAATAAATATATTTCTATATTTGAAAATAATTTTTTTAAAAAAAATATAAATAAATTTGATGGGTATGTTTTTTTAACTAAATATGTTGCTGATTATTTAAAATTGGATTCGAGTAAATGCTTTATTATGGAAGGTATATATACTCCTATTAAAATAGCTAATAGTGAAAAAATAAAAAAAGAGAAGAATGTTGTTTTGTATACTGGAACACTTAAAGATATTTATGGGGTGAAGGATCTAATAGAATGCTTTAAATCAATTGAACATTATGAACTTTGGGTTTGTGGTGATGGGGAGTTAAAAAACTATATTATTGAGTGTGGAGTAAAGTATAAGAATATTAAATATTTGGGAATGCTTAATAAAACTGAAATCATAAAAATTCAAAAAACTGCAAGTGTTTTAATTAACCCGAGAAAGAATGAGCATGAATTAAATATGTACACCTTTCCTTCTAAAACAATGGAGTACCTAGCTTCTGGCACACCTGTTCTAATGTATAATTTAAGTGGCATACCTGATGAATATCATAAGTATCTTAATTTTATTGATCCCCAAATAGGTTTAAAAGATAATATTATTAATTTTTTTAAAAGAGATCTTAATAAATTAAATGAGACCGCAAGTGCAGCAAGGTCCTTTATTCTTAATGATAAAAACTCTACTAGACAAATTTATGAATTAATGGAATTTGTTGTTAATAAGTTAATCTAA
- a CDS encoding nucleotide sugar dehydrogenase yields MLNITVVGTGYVGLSNAVLFARQHNVTSLDINENRVALINQKISPIADDYIEQAFHEGNLNLNATLDQTQAYQQADYIIIATPTNYDSETNYFDTSSIESVIADILPLNNTATIIIKSTIPVGYTTEVKAKFKTEQIVFVPEFLREGKALYDNLYPSRIIVGEKSERAEKIAELYLNATVEQKASTLCMESTEAEAVKLFSNTYLAMRVAYFNELDTYCAKHGLSSLDIVRGVSLDPRIGQHYNNPSFGYGGYCLPKDTKQLLANYKDVPQNLIQAIIQSNQTRKKFIVKEILKKKPNVVGIYRLTMKAGSDNFRDSAIQGIIHELEEYNVQVQIYEPTLKQEKFGRYALQNNLDDFLLSSDVILANRMSDVLKTNSHKVYTRDLFGEN; encoded by the coding sequence GTGTTAAATATTACTGTTGTAGGTACAGGTTATGTTGGATTATCGAATGCAGTGTTGTTCGCACGTCAACATAATGTAACGAGTTTGGATATTAATGAGAATCGTGTCGCTTTAATTAATCAAAAAATATCTCCTATTGCAGACGACTATATTGAGCAAGCTTTTCATGAAGGAAATTTGAATTTAAATGCTACTCTTGATCAGACTCAAGCATATCAGCAAGCTGATTATATTATTATTGCGACACCGACTAATTATGATTCTGAAACCAATTATTTTGACACATCTTCTATAGAGAGCGTTATTGCGGATATTCTTCCCCTGAATAATACTGCGACAATTATTATAAAATCGACTATACCTGTAGGTTATACTACAGAGGTTAAAGCAAAATTTAAAACAGAACAAATAGTATTTGTGCCAGAGTTTTTACGTGAAGGTAAAGCACTTTACGATAATTTATATCCATCACGAATTATTGTTGGTGAAAAGTCTGAACGTGCTGAAAAAATTGCAGAACTTTATTTGAATGCAACTGTTGAGCAAAAAGCATCTACATTATGTATGGAGTCTACTGAGGCTGAAGCGGTAAAGTTATTTTCAAATACTTATCTAGCCATGCGTGTTGCATATTTCAATGAGTTAGATACTTATTGTGCAAAGCACGGTCTTAGCAGTTTAGATATTGTAAGAGGTGTAAGTTTAGATCCACGTATTGGACAGCACTACAATAACCCGTCATTTGGTTATGGGGGATATTGTCTGCCAAAAGATACTAAACAATTACTGGCAAATTATAAAGATGTGCCACAAAATCTGATTCAAGCAATTATTCAGTCAAATCAGACCCGTAAAAAATTCATTGTTAAAGAAATTTTAAAGAAGAAACCTAATGTGGTAGGGATATATCGCTTAACCATGAAAGCCGGTTCTGACAATTTTCGTGATTCTGCAATTCAAGGGATAATTCATGAGTTGGAAGAATATAATGTTCAAGTTCAAATTTATGAACCGACCTTGAAACAAGAAAAATTTGGACGCTATGCTCTTCAAAATAATTTAGATGACTTCTTGTTAAGTTCTGATGTAATTCTTGCTAACCGAATGAGCGATGTGTTGAAAACAAATTCACATAAAGTCTATACACGTGATTTGTTTGGGGAAAACTAA
- a CDS encoding oligosaccharide flippase family protein: MSILSKKIVSNSLWMMIEKCISIFGLIFVTSYVAKYIGPTNFGKIALAATLFGFVQTLTWFGNQEILFKRVSKNPNSGLRYLFGTQNLRKILFLICSLPILIGLYLYSDQLTLIFAIATALAVYFVTQDIFAIYNNAILASYINAIVNMVGLGFALLIRYLIVLFEMNYAYLAIPIVMTALIPFLLKKYIFNKSQKLKPTNFKHYRKYYFGAGGALVLSTLAVTLYTQITSLMLAALTSTRELGIYAVAVTLGMSWAFINTSIITSVLSKIYREKSNYQSYVMIAKLNAVIILISLVVVTMLAISGQWIVNLLYGNAYQEAYELIIILGLATLCSGLGTISARFLVKEESYRYISRKMMCVAISALPISYIMIYIFGLKGAAYSVLIIEFLSLTFFNYFYKNGLIFKIHFFPFFKHSLKFKH; the protein is encoded by the coding sequence ATGAGTATTTTATCTAAAAAAATTGTCTCTAATTCGCTTTGGATGATGATTGAAAAATGCATTAGCATTTTTGGTCTTATTTTTGTCACTTCCTATGTGGCAAAATATATCGGCCCTACTAACTTTGGTAAAATAGCATTAGCAGCCACCTTATTTGGCTTTGTGCAAACCTTAACTTGGTTTGGTAATCAGGAAATATTATTTAAACGAGTGAGTAAAAATCCAAATTCAGGATTGAGGTATCTTTTTGGTACACAAAATTTAAGAAAGATTTTGTTTTTAATATGCAGTTTGCCTATTTTGATTGGCTTATATTTATATTCTGATCAATTAACCCTTATCTTTGCAATAGCGACTGCCTTAGCTGTTTATTTTGTTACCCAAGATATTTTTGCAATCTATAATAATGCAATATTGGCCTCCTATATCAATGCCATTGTAAATATGGTTGGATTGGGTTTTGCCTTACTGATTCGTTATCTGATCGTGCTATTTGAAATGAATTATGCTTATTTAGCAATTCCTATTGTTATGACAGCACTAATTCCTTTTTTACTCAAGAAGTATATTTTCAATAAATCTCAGAAATTAAAGCCCACTAACTTTAAACATTATAGAAAATATTATTTTGGCGCAGGTGGTGCTTTAGTGTTATCTACATTGGCAGTCACCTTATATACCCAAATTACTAGTCTAATGTTGGCGGCTTTAACCTCTACACGTGAATTAGGAATTTATGCTGTAGCTGTTACTTTAGGAATGTCTTGGGCATTTATAAATACTTCTATCATTACTTCAGTTTTAAGCAAAATATATAGAGAAAAAAGCAACTATCAATCATATGTAATGATTGCAAAATTAAATGCTGTGATAATACTTATTTCATTGGTAGTAGTAACTATGTTGGCTATTTCGGGGCAATGGATTGTAAATCTACTTTATGGAAATGCTTATCAAGAGGCATATGAATTAATTATAATCTTAGGATTAGCTACTCTATGTAGTGGTTTAGGAACGATTTCTGCACGTTTTTTGGTAAAAGAAGAAAGCTACCGCTATATTTCAAGAAAAATGATGTGTGTTGCAATAAGTGCATTGCCAATATCTTATATTATGATTTATATATTTGGATTAAAAGGTGCAGCATATAGTGTACTAATAATTGAATTTCTATCATTAACTTTTTTTAATTACTTTTATAAAAATGGTCTTATATTTAAGATACATTTTTTTCCATTTTTTAAACATTCATTAAAATTTAAGCATTAG
- a CDS encoding polysaccharide biosynthesis/export family protein: MRQIQLVFLLTCGLTVTGCAVTSGLQTYDLPAEGVYQTELGTSVNVIKLTQDAILAVQPAAQNIQQDYAHLFSTPHRSYSLSPGDILSIYLWAYPEITPPTNTINSDLSVQSNGYQIDQQGYIQFPIIGRYKVAGKSLSQINTELRSQLSRYLKTPDVIVRVLSYQGQRYSVQGNVMKGGQFYLSDQPVSVYTALGMAGGVNAQQGDNTSMTLVRQGRTYQLNTVELEKAGLSLHNLLIQPNDTLYVNNRENQKIYVMGESGKNQSLPMRDQGMSLSDVLGESLGLNPLSASRSKIYIVRSQANAAHTEVYQMDLTSIADFGLANQFKMRSNDIVYVDASGLARWQRVMNQVIPFSNALYNLDRLGQ; the protein is encoded by the coding sequence GTGCGACAAATTCAACTGGTTTTTTTACTGACTTGCGGTCTTACTGTGACCGGTTGCGCAGTTACCTCTGGCCTGCAAACCTATGATTTACCAGCAGAGGGTGTCTATCAAACCGAGCTTGGCACTTCAGTCAATGTGATTAAACTCACCCAGGACGCTATACTGGCTGTTCAACCTGCTGCACAAAACATTCAACAAGACTATGCTCATTTGTTTAGCACCCCGCATCGTAGCTACAGTCTGAGTCCGGGAGATATCCTGTCCATTTATCTTTGGGCTTACCCGGAAATTACTCCACCGACCAATACGATTAATAGTGATCTTTCAGTCCAGTCAAACGGCTACCAGATTGACCAGCAGGGTTATATCCAGTTTCCAATAATTGGCCGCTATAAAGTAGCGGGAAAATCCTTGTCCCAGATTAATACTGAACTGCGTAGCCAGCTGTCACGCTATTTAAAGACCCCAGATGTGATTGTGCGGGTTCTGTCCTATCAGGGACAGCGCTATTCGGTTCAGGGCAATGTCATGAAAGGCGGACAGTTTTATTTAAGCGATCAACCTGTAAGTGTGTATACCGCCTTGGGTATGGCTGGTGGTGTCAATGCACAGCAGGGGGATAATACATCCATGACTTTAGTCCGTCAGGGACGTACCTACCAGCTCAATACCGTAGAATTAGAAAAAGCAGGTCTTTCTCTGCATAATTTATTGATCCAGCCGAATGACACTTTATATGTGAACAATCGCGAAAATCAAAAAATTTATGTGATGGGTGAATCGGGCAAAAACCAGTCTCTGCCGATGCGGGACCAAGGCATGAGTTTAAGTGATGTATTAGGTGAAAGCTTGGGACTAAATCCACTATCTGCCAGTCGTAGCAAGATTTATATCGTGCGCAGTCAAGCCAATGCTGCCCATACTGAAGTTTATCAAATGGACCTCACCAGCATTGCTGACTTTGGCCTGGCCAATCAGTTCAAAATGCGCAGCAATGATATTGTCTATGTCGATGCCTCAGGTCTGGCGCGCTGGCAACGTGTGATGAATCAGGTGATTCCATTCTCGAATGCCTTGTATAATCTGGATCGACTGGGACAATAA
- a CDS encoding low molecular weight protein-tyrosine-phosphatase, producing MQFKHILVVCVGNICRSPMAEYLLKQALPERQIHSAGIAAMIGYSADEKAQHCMQGIGLDMQAHRAKKLTGDMIKQADLVLVMSKNQQQHLEQRWPFAKGKTFRLGHWQSKNIADPYQQDQLFFDHTFEQIQQCVNDWISHL from the coding sequence ATGCAGTTTAAACATATTCTGGTGGTCTGTGTCGGTAATATTTGCCGCAGTCCTATGGCTGAATATTTACTCAAGCAGGCGCTCCCTGAACGGCAGATCCATTCAGCCGGTATTGCAGCGATGATCGGCTATTCGGCAGATGAGAAAGCCCAACACTGTATGCAAGGTATCGGACTGGACATGCAGGCTCACCGGGCTAAAAAACTGACCGGGGACATGATTAAGCAGGCTGATCTGGTGCTGGTTATGAGTAAAAACCAGCAACAGCATTTAGAGCAGCGCTGGCCTTTTGCCAAAGGAAAAACTTTTCGCCTGGGGCACTGGCAATCAAAAAATATTGCTGACCCCTACCAGCAGGATCAACTCTTTTTTGATCACACCTTTGAGCAGATTCAACAGTGTGTAAATGACTGGATATCCCATCTTTAA
- a CDS encoding polysaccharide biosynthesis tyrosine autokinase — MSQTTNTEDTIDLKELFFSLIAQWKLIALCVILSIVAALLYLRVTPDTYRVDALVQVEESKGTSAALLGDLSNMIEQKQPAQAEIEILKSRLVLGDVIDRLNLDIQVAGTEDSLFDRLLNPHDYRTEYSTRSVLFRDGDQAFDIRQFDIPQAYYDKTLELQFKEQQFSLTDPRTGQVVFSGLLNRNNQATRADGTWKVAIFSQDQFQDRYLISKQSLPAAADRLLANYSVAEKGKMTGILGLNYEGQDKAHITQVLNAILQAYSQQNVERRSAETAQTLKFLEDQLPELRQQLDVAEREFNQFRQQSNTVDVTKESELYLTQSVALETQKAQLEQSVAEASAKYTSEHPVMQQMEAQLAAINSRIAELNGTLKQLPDLQRRYLQLYREVEVKQQLYTALLNSYQQLRIAKAGEIGNVRIVDTAVEPLKPIAPKKLQILILSIFLGGFLGTLIALLRNMMRSGIKDAAQIENELDIPVYATVPRSAVQESRVKLLKKKKSIPILAVKDSDDIAVESIRSIRTTIHFSLTEAKNNIIAISGPAPEVGKSFITANLGAILAQGGKRVLVMDGDMRRGYLHKYFNQDTAPGLSELLLGTHTLEQVIKADNYEGLYFISRGKNPSNPSELLSSQKFQALLNELSAQFDHILIDTPPALAVTDGVIIAQSAGVNLLVVRHGKTQIKELEITVNRFEQANVKINGVILNDVERGSGGYGYGYGYNYNYNYKARKDQD, encoded by the coding sequence ATGAGCCAAACCACCAACACTGAAGATACCATTGACTTAAAAGAACTCTTTTTCTCATTGATTGCTCAATGGAAACTCATTGCCCTTTGCGTCATTTTAAGTATTGTGGCGGCTTTACTGTATTTACGCGTTACACCAGATACCTATCGTGTGGATGCACTGGTTCAGGTCGAAGAAAGTAAAGGTACGTCTGCAGCTTTGCTTGGCGATCTGTCGAATATGATCGAGCAAAAACAGCCAGCACAGGCGGAAATCGAAATTCTGAAATCACGTCTGGTCTTGGGTGACGTAATTGATCGCTTAAATTTAGATATTCAAGTTGCAGGAACAGAAGACTCCCTGTTTGATCGTCTGCTCAATCCGCATGATTATCGGACTGAATATTCAACCCGATCGGTTTTATTCAGAGATGGTGATCAGGCATTTGATATCCGTCAGTTTGATATTCCACAGGCCTATTATGACAAGACTTTAGAACTACAATTTAAAGAACAACAGTTTAGTCTGACCGATCCAAGAACAGGCCAAGTGGTTTTTTCTGGCCTGTTAAACCGCAATAATCAGGCAACTCGCGCTGATGGAACCTGGAAAGTAGCAATTTTTAGCCAGGACCAGTTCCAGGACCGTTATCTCATCAGCAAACAGTCTCTACCGGCTGCAGCAGATCGTTTACTGGCCAATTACTCGGTCGCAGAAAAAGGTAAAATGACTGGGATTCTGGGCTTAAATTATGAAGGTCAGGATAAGGCGCATATTACCCAGGTGCTGAATGCCATCCTGCAAGCGTACAGTCAGCAGAACGTGGAACGTCGATCAGCAGAAACAGCGCAAACCCTCAAGTTTCTAGAAGATCAGCTTCCTGAACTGCGTCAGCAGCTGGATGTGGCAGAACGTGAATTTAACCAGTTCCGTCAGCAGTCAAATACCGTGGATGTAACCAAAGAATCCGAGTTGTATTTAACTCAGAGTGTTGCACTGGAAACCCAAAAAGCCCAGCTGGAACAGTCTGTTGCTGAGGCTTCAGCGAAGTACACCAGCGAACATCCGGTCATGCAGCAGATGGAAGCTCAACTGGCTGCGATCAACAGCAGAATTGCCGAGTTGAATGGAACCTTAAAACAGTTACCAGATTTACAACGTCGCTACTTACAGCTGTATCGCGAGGTCGAGGTGAAACAGCAGCTGTATACGGCCCTGCTCAATTCTTATCAGCAGTTAAGAATTGCCAAAGCCGGTGAAATCGGTAATGTGCGTATCGTCGATACCGCTGTTGAACCACTTAAACCAATTGCACCGAAAAAACTGCAGATTCTGATTTTGTCAATTTTCCTCGGTGGTTTCCTCGGTACCTTAATCGCACTGTTACGCAATATGATGCGCAGTGGTATTAAAGATGCAGCACAGATTGAAAATGAACTGGATATTCCTGTTTATGCCACAGTACCGCGCTCAGCAGTTCAGGAAAGCCGGGTCAAACTGCTGAAAAAGAAAAAATCAATTCCTATTCTTGCAGTTAAAGATAGTGACGATATTGCGGTAGAAAGCATCCGTAGCATTCGGACGACTATTCATTTCTCACTGACGGAAGCGAAAAATAATATTATTGCCATCTCTGGCCCGGCCCCGGAAGTGGGTAAATCTTTTATTACAGCAAATCTGGGCGCCATTCTGGCACAGGGCGGTAAAAGAGTCCTGGTGATGGATGGCGATATGCGTCGCGGCTATTTACACAAGTACTTTAATCAGGATACGGCACCGGGACTGTCTGAACTTCTGCTTGGTACCCATACATTGGAACAGGTCATCAAAGCAGATAATTATGAGGGCCTGTACTTTATTTCACGGGGTAAAAACCCATCAAACCCATCAGAACTATTAAGCTCACAAAAGTTCCAGGCACTTTTGAACGAGTTATCTGCGCAGTTTGATCATATCCTGATTGATACACCACCTGCCCTGGCAGTCACAGATGGTGTGATCATTGCCCAATCTGCTGGTGTGAACCTGCTGGTGGTACGTCATGGAAAAACGCAAATTAAAGAACTTGAAATTACCGTCAATCGTTTCGAACAAGCCAATGTTAAAATTAATGGCGTGATTTTGAACGATGTGGAACGTGGCAGCGGTGGTTATGGCTATGGTTACGGCTATAACTATAACTACAACTATAAAGCCAGAAAAGATCAGGACTAA